Proteins from a genomic interval of Acinonyx jubatus isolate Ajub_Pintada_27869175 chromosome B4, VMU_Ajub_asm_v1.0, whole genome shotgun sequence:
- the UPK3A gene encoding uroplakin-3a isoform X1, which produces MLPLWALLALGCLRLGSGVNLQPQLASVTFATNNPTLTTVALEKPLCVFDSSAALDGTFEVYLYVLVDSADTSHLSPCARSVPTAGGFSPILQTRAQRASSRNASVQDAKTPLSSTFQQTEGGRTGPYKAAAFDLIPCGDLPSLDAIGDVARASEILDAYLVKVGANGTCLSDPNFHGLCNPPLSAATEYRFKYILVNMSAGLVQDQTLWSDPIRTNRPTPYSAIDTWPGRRSGGMIVITSILGSLPFFLLVAFAGAIVLSLLDTGGSDRETTHDSQITQEAVPKSLGTSEPAYASGNRGPPLDRAEVYSS; this is translated from the exons ATGCTTCCGCTCTGGGCCCTGCTGGCCCTCGGCTGCCTGCGCCTCGGCTCgg GTGTGAACCTCCAGCCCCAGCTGGCCAGTGTGACCTTTGCCACCAACAACCCGACCCTCACCACGGTGGCCTTGGAAAAGCCTCTCTGCGTGTTTGACAGCTCCGCGGCCCTCGATGGCACTTTTGAGGTGTACCTCTATGTCCTGGTCGACTCAG CCGACACTTCCCACCTGTCTCCCTGCGCCCGATCTGTGCCCACGGCAGGGGGGttctctcccattttacagaccaggGCCCAGAGAG CCAGCTCCAGGAACGCCTCCGTGCAGGATGCCAAGACCCCGCTGAGCTCCACCTTCCAGCAGACAGAGGGGGGAAGGACAGGCCCCTATAAGGCAGCGGCCTTTGACCTGATCCCCTGTGGTGACCTGCCCAGCTTGGATGCCATCGGGGATGTGGCCCGGGCCTCGGAAATCCTGGACGCCTACCTCGTCAAGGTGGGCGCCAACGGCACCTGCCTTTCAGACCCCAACTTCCACGGCCTCTGCAACCCGCCCCTGTCGGCGGCCACGGAGTACAG GTTCAAGTACATCCTCGTCAACATGTCCGCGGGCTTAGTACAGGACCAGACCCTATGGTCCGACCCCATCCGCACCAACCGTc CCACCCCCTACTCCGCGATCGACACGTGGCCGGGCCGGCGGAGCGGGGGCATGATCGTCATCACGTCCATCCTGGGCTCCCTGCCCTTCTTCCTGCTCGTCGCTTTTGCTGGTGCCATCGTCCTCAGCCTCCT GGACACGGGCGGTTCTGACAGGGAAACGACACACGACTCCCAGATCACGCAGGAGGCCGTCCCCAAGTCCCTGGGGACCTCGGAGCCCGCGTACGCGTCTGGGAACCGGGGGCCGCCGCTGGACAGGGCTGAGGTGTATTCCAGCTAG
- the UPK3A gene encoding uroplakin-3a isoform X2, which translates to MLPLWALLALGCLRLGSGVNLQPQLASVTFATNNPTLTTVALEKPLCVFDSSAALDGTFEVYLYVLVDSASSRNASVQDAKTPLSSTFQQTEGGRTGPYKAAAFDLIPCGDLPSLDAIGDVARASEILDAYLVKVGANGTCLSDPNFHGLCNPPLSAATEYRFKYILVNMSAGLVQDQTLWSDPIRTNRPTPYSAIDTWPGRRSGGMIVITSILGSLPFFLLVAFAGAIVLSLLDTGGSDRETTHDSQITQEAVPKSLGTSEPAYASGNRGPPLDRAEVYSS; encoded by the exons ATGCTTCCGCTCTGGGCCCTGCTGGCCCTCGGCTGCCTGCGCCTCGGCTCgg GTGTGAACCTCCAGCCCCAGCTGGCCAGTGTGACCTTTGCCACCAACAACCCGACCCTCACCACGGTGGCCTTGGAAAAGCCTCTCTGCGTGTTTGACAGCTCCGCGGCCCTCGATGGCACTTTTGAGGTGTACCTCTATGTCCTGGTCGACTCAG CCAGCTCCAGGAACGCCTCCGTGCAGGATGCCAAGACCCCGCTGAGCTCCACCTTCCAGCAGACAGAGGGGGGAAGGACAGGCCCCTATAAGGCAGCGGCCTTTGACCTGATCCCCTGTGGTGACCTGCCCAGCTTGGATGCCATCGGGGATGTGGCCCGGGCCTCGGAAATCCTGGACGCCTACCTCGTCAAGGTGGGCGCCAACGGCACCTGCCTTTCAGACCCCAACTTCCACGGCCTCTGCAACCCGCCCCTGTCGGCGGCCACGGAGTACAG GTTCAAGTACATCCTCGTCAACATGTCCGCGGGCTTAGTACAGGACCAGACCCTATGGTCCGACCCCATCCGCACCAACCGTc CCACCCCCTACTCCGCGATCGACACGTGGCCGGGCCGGCGGAGCGGGGGCATGATCGTCATCACGTCCATCCTGGGCTCCCTGCCCTTCTTCCTGCTCGTCGCTTTTGCTGGTGCCATCGTCCTCAGCCTCCT GGACACGGGCGGTTCTGACAGGGAAACGACACACGACTCCCAGATCACGCAGGAGGCCGTCCCCAAGTCCCTGGGGACCTCGGAGCCCGCGTACGCGTCTGGGAACCGGGGGCCGCCGCTGGACAGGGCTGAGGTGTATTCCAGCTAG